The Terriglobus tenax genome contains a region encoding:
- a CDS encoding TonB-dependent receptor, with product MQHKSVRWEAFLSLQRLAPLFFLCACLLFSLSASAQSGIITGVVKDATGSSLSNASIVVLNEGTGVERNAASDKSGYYSVPALPQGTYDVLFHADGFQDMERKAIHLEQAQVYRLDVALSVSKVATSIVVTSEAPALDRETTAVNTVMESRTIRELPTNGRNAVAFLNLVPGIRGMSNLGGFAPSAYSDGVASISGVPPSGSTWLFDGIADENQTSGGPAVSPSVDATAEIHIVTSTPSAEYGRTGGGVVSYVSKSGTNEFHGSLWEFAENNAFNSNDYFSKRSGVKVAPFSQHQYGLTVGGPVVKNKLFFFFNWEGFRRSTQSRSLYTVPTDRQRQGDFSQTFDATGALVTIYDPLSTGGPNNTRTPFAGNVIPSNRVSPVAKTVASYYPAPNVASATGVNNFLTSANTSYQRNAYGLRMDYYLTPTRQVAGRYTQDTTPTNWPQPFGDDNIATPGTSKTTYVRNSAFLSYSDVLRPTLLMEWRVGFNRFGIDRIPVSRGFDAATLRFPSSLNTQQQFPIFPYFGFTTVSGIGSQPGDAASQRGYAHSLSGSLSYIHSRHDIKTGFEGRLYRWDSVQGPGLLRFDFDRNWTKGPSATAAATNGYDFASFMLGNPASGTLYRYQNYLYSTYYYAGYVQDNWKILPRLTLNLGLRWDHETATTARHNNIANFDPDLTTTYQGLQLKGGMEYPGVNGLSRGSRDTTWNNFGPRVGLVYELTPATVFRAGFSISYLPMTGNFVRLSDTGFSSATAYTASLDGGLTPSGSLSNPFPQGIVAPTGSSLGALTGLGTSITGNPRGQVSGTSQQWSLNVQQQLASWTVQVGYTGTHGLHLPASYAYGHLNQSYLSQGSALTQLVANPYAGIITTGALASPTIARGTLLRDFPQFTGVTSTLNWGGSNYQAGTLRVQRKYSTGLSLLASYTWSKYLDNTLGNGANTFADSGSNSVQNWDNLKAEKAISTSSQPHRMVVSAGYEIPVPATASRWIRSTAGGWRVNGILSAYSGNVIAVTANAPLYGGSRPNLIGDPGMAHPTVNAWLNKNAFQAIPAYTFGNAPRNLPRTFTQPTVNLDASVTKTLTFQDRYKAEFRAEAFNALNSTTFGSPGSVFGNADFGVISSLRSGTAPRVLQFGIKGYF from the coding sequence GGCTTGCACCACTCTTCTTTCTGTGTGCGTGTCTGTTGTTTTCCCTGTCGGCCAGTGCGCAGAGCGGCATTATTACTGGCGTCGTGAAGGATGCTACGGGCAGCAGTCTTTCAAACGCTTCGATTGTGGTGCTCAACGAAGGTACTGGTGTGGAACGCAATGCGGCGAGCGATAAGAGCGGCTACTACAGCGTGCCGGCGCTCCCGCAGGGAACCTACGATGTGCTGTTTCACGCCGATGGTTTTCAGGACATGGAACGCAAAGCGATTCACCTGGAGCAGGCGCAGGTATACCGGCTGGATGTGGCTCTGTCGGTGAGCAAGGTGGCGACCTCGATTGTGGTCACTTCGGAGGCTCCTGCACTGGATCGCGAGACCACCGCAGTGAATACCGTGATGGAGAGCAGGACCATTCGCGAGTTGCCGACCAACGGACGCAATGCCGTGGCATTTCTGAACCTGGTGCCGGGTATCCGCGGCATGAGTAACCTGGGTGGATTTGCGCCGAGCGCGTATAGCGATGGTGTCGCTTCCATCAGCGGAGTCCCGCCGTCGGGCAGCACGTGGCTTTTTGATGGCATTGCCGACGAGAACCAGACCTCGGGCGGTCCGGCGGTGTCGCCTTCCGTGGACGCAACCGCGGAGATACATATTGTGACCAGCACGCCCAGCGCGGAGTATGGCCGCACGGGTGGTGGCGTTGTCTCCTACGTAAGTAAAAGCGGCACCAATGAGTTTCATGGCAGCCTGTGGGAGTTTGCTGAGAACAATGCCTTCAACTCGAACGATTATTTCAGCAAGCGTTCCGGTGTTAAAGTGGCTCCCTTCAGCCAGCACCAGTATGGCTTGACGGTCGGCGGTCCTGTGGTGAAGAACAAGCTGTTCTTCTTCTTCAACTGGGAAGGCTTCCGGCGTTCTACGCAGAGCCGATCTCTCTATACAGTGCCGACCGATCGACAGCGGCAGGGCGACTTTTCACAAACCTTCGACGCAACGGGTGCACTGGTGACGATCTATGATCCTTTGTCGACCGGTGGTCCCAATAATACGCGTACGCCGTTTGCAGGTAACGTGATTCCGTCAAACCGGGTGAGCCCAGTAGCCAAGACGGTGGCATCGTACTACCCGGCACCGAATGTGGCGAGCGCAACGGGCGTCAACAACTTTCTGACTTCGGCCAACACGTCTTATCAGCGCAACGCCTATGGCCTGCGCATGGATTACTATCTGACGCCGACCCGGCAGGTGGCAGGGCGCTACACGCAGGATACGACTCCAACGAACTGGCCTCAGCCCTTCGGCGACGACAACATCGCAACGCCAGGTACCAGCAAGACGACGTATGTGCGTAACAGCGCTTTTCTCAGCTACTCCGATGTGCTGCGTCCTACCTTGTTGATGGAGTGGCGGGTTGGGTTCAACCGCTTCGGCATCGACCGTATTCCGGTGAGCAGAGGCTTTGACGCAGCTACGCTGCGGTTTCCTTCCTCTCTGAACACGCAGCAGCAGTTTCCTATCTTTCCTTACTTCGGCTTTACAACGGTCTCGGGAATCGGATCACAGCCGGGAGACGCTGCATCGCAGCGCGGCTATGCTCACTCGCTGAGCGGATCGCTGAGTTACATTCACTCCAGGCACGATATCAAGACCGGCTTCGAGGGACGGCTCTACCGCTGGGATTCGGTGCAGGGTCCGGGACTGCTGCGTTTCGACTTTGATCGAAACTGGACCAAGGGGCCGAGCGCAACCGCGGCCGCGACCAACGGATATGATTTTGCTTCCTTCATGCTGGGTAATCCCGCCAGTGGAACTTTGTACCGCTACCAGAATTACCTCTACTCAACGTACTACTATGCGGGTTATGTGCAGGATAACTGGAAGATCCTGCCACGGCTGACGCTGAACCTCGGTTTGCGCTGGGACCATGAGACCGCAACAACAGCGCGCCATAACAACATTGCCAACTTTGACCCTGACCTGACGACAACCTATCAGGGACTGCAACTGAAGGGCGGGATGGAATATCCAGGCGTGAATGGTCTGTCGCGCGGCAGCCGCGATACGACGTGGAACAACTTCGGTCCACGCGTGGGACTCGTCTACGAACTGACACCAGCGACTGTATTTCGCGCGGGCTTCAGTATCAGCTATCTACCGATGACGGGTAACTTCGTTCGCCTGAGTGATACAGGCTTTTCAAGCGCTACAGCCTATACGGCATCCCTCGACGGCGGGCTGACGCCAAGTGGATCACTGAGCAATCCGTTTCCGCAGGGCATCGTGGCACCGACGGGGAGCTCGCTTGGCGCATTGACTGGACTGGGTACCAGCATTACGGGCAATCCGCGCGGGCAGGTAAGTGGAACCTCGCAGCAGTGGAGCCTGAATGTGCAACAGCAGTTGGCCTCGTGGACTGTCCAGGTTGGCTACACGGGAACGCACGGCCTGCATCTGCCGGCCAGCTACGCTTACGGTCATCTGAACCAGTCGTACTTGTCTCAGGGATCGGCGCTGACGCAGTTGGTGGCGAATCCTTATGCCGGTATTATCACGACGGGTGCGCTGGCGAGTCCTACCATTGCACGGGGAACGCTGCTGCGCGATTTCCCCCAGTTTACCGGTGTAACTTCCACACTGAACTGGGGTGGCTCGAACTATCAGGCGGGCACACTCCGCGTGCAGCGTAAGTACAGCACGGGGTTGTCGCTGCTGGCGTCGTATACCTGGTCGAAGTACCTGGACAACACGCTGGGCAACGGAGCTAATACGTTCGCAGATTCGGGCAGCAACTCGGTACAGAACTGGGACAATCTGAAGGCGGAGAAGGCGATCTCGACCAGCAGCCAGCCGCACAGGATGGTTGTTTCGGCGGGGTACGAAATTCCGGTTCCAGCAACTGCATCGCGGTGGATACGCTCAACCGCCGGTGGGTGGCGCGTGAATGGCATTCTTTCGGCCTATAGCGGCAACGTGATCGCGGTAACAGCCAACGCTCCCCTGTACGGCGGCAGCAGGCCAAACCTGATCGGGGATCCCGGTATGGCGCACCCAACGGTCAACGCATGGCTGAACAAGAATGCCTTCCAGGCAATTCCAGCGTATACCTTTGGGAATGCTCCCAGAAACCTGCCACGTACCTTCACGCAGCCGACAGTGAATCTGGATGCGTCTGTAACCAAGACGCTGACCTTTCAGGATCGCTACAAAGCCGAGTTTCGAGCGGAGGCGTTCAATGCTCTCAATTCGACGACGTTCGGTTCTCCGGGCAGTGTCTTCGGCAATGCGGACTTTGGCGTGATTTCGTCACTGCGTTCCGGTACAGCACCCCGCGTATTGCAGTTCGGTATCAAAGGCTACTTCTGA